One window from the genome of Phycisphaerae bacterium encodes:
- a CDS encoding YkgJ family cysteine cluster protein, which produces MELESLKKLHTILEPYDNICPCNCYLCEERETAMLLPNEEKLILRESNSTDQFKKHNDGFFYLDMGMSCPFFEKKNDKGECAIYLTRPVDCRIFPFYPYFNLKTNSYVLMQSETYCPIAKDTSIEMERDVKIVLDIVNKFVSKAWKETYNKLNYQRLHNNFCTPYHVGLCAK; this is translated from the coding sequence ATGGAATTAGAATCTTTAAAAAAACTCCACACTATTCTCGAACCCTATGATAATATTTGTCCATGCAATTGTTATCTTTGTGAAGAGCGTGAAACAGCGATGCTTCTTCCTAATGAGGAAAAACTAATACTAAGAGAATCCAATTCAACAGATCAGTTTAAGAAACATAACGATGGTTTTTTTTATCTTGATATGGGAATGAGTTGTCCTTTCTTTGAAAAGAAAAATGATAAAGGTGAATGCGCAATATACCTGACCAGGCCGGTTGATTGTCGAATATTTCCTTTTTATCCATATTTCAACTTAAAGACCAATTCCTATGTTTTAATGCAATCAGAAACATATTGTCCAATCGCAAAAGACACCAGCATTGAAATGGAACGCGATGTGAAGATAGTTCTTGATATTGTTAATAAGTTTGTATCCAAGGCATGGAAAGAAACATATAACAAATTAAACTATCAAAGATTACATAACAACTTTTGCACCCCTTATCATGTGGGTTTGTGCGCAAAATAA